One segment of Streptomyces bathyalis DNA contains the following:
- the dapE gene encoding succinyl-diaminopimelate desuccinylase, which yields MPHNGLDLNQNAAQLTAQLVDFPSESGNERPLADAVETALRALPHLTVDRHGNNVVARTRLGRGERVILAGHIDTVPIAGNVPSRLDDSGVLWGCGTSDMKAGVAVQLRIAATVPEPNRDLTFVFYDNEEVAAHLNGLGHVADAHPDWLAGDFAVLLEPSSGQVEGGCQGTLRVLLRTTGVRAHSARGWMGENAIHAAAPILSRLASYEPRRKVIDGLEYREGLNAVRVEGGVAGNVIPDACTVTVNYRYAPDIDEEQALAHVREVFSGCGEWELTVDDSSGGALPGLSHPAAKAFTDAVGGEPQPKYGWTDVSRFSALGVPAVNYGPGDPNLAHKRDERVETSKILHCEERLRTWLTA from the coding sequence ATGCCGCACAACGGACTCGACCTGAATCAGAACGCCGCTCAGCTGACCGCTCAGCTCGTGGATTTCCCCTCGGAGAGCGGGAACGAGCGGCCTCTCGCCGACGCCGTCGAGACCGCCCTGCGCGCCCTTCCCCATCTGACCGTCGACCGGCACGGCAACAACGTGGTCGCCCGCACCCGGCTCGGACGCGGCGAACGCGTCATCCTCGCCGGTCACATCGACACGGTGCCCATCGCCGGGAACGTCCCGTCACGCCTCGACGACTCGGGCGTGCTGTGGGGCTGCGGCACGAGCGACATGAAGGCCGGCGTGGCCGTGCAGCTGCGCATCGCGGCGACCGTGCCGGAGCCCAACCGCGATCTCACCTTCGTCTTCTACGACAACGAAGAGGTCGCCGCGCACCTCAACGGTCTCGGCCACGTCGCCGACGCCCACCCCGACTGGCTGGCCGGTGACTTCGCCGTACTGCTGGAGCCCTCCAGCGGTCAGGTCGAGGGCGGCTGCCAGGGCACGCTGCGCGTCCTGCTGCGCACCACCGGCGTGCGGGCCCACTCCGCGCGCGGCTGGATGGGCGAGAACGCGATCCACGCCGCCGCTCCGATCCTGTCCCGGCTCGCCTCGTACGAGCCGCGCCGGAAGGTGATCGACGGCCTGGAGTACAGGGAGGGGCTCAACGCCGTCCGCGTCGAGGGCGGCGTCGCGGGGAACGTCATCCCCGACGCCTGCACCGTCACCGTCAACTACCGCTACGCCCCCGACATCGACGAGGAGCAGGCCCTCGCACACGTGCGGGAGGTGTTCTCCGGGTGCGGCGAGTGGGAGCTGACCGTGGACGACAGCTCGGGCGGCGCCCTGCCCGGCCTCTCCCATCCCGCGGCGAAGGCGTTCACCGACGCTGTGGGAGGGGAGCCGCAGCCCAAGTACGGATGGACGGACGTCTCACGCTTCAGCGCGCTCGGCGTCCCGGCCGTGAACTACGGCCCCGGCGACCCGAACCTGGCACACAAGCGCGACGAGCGTGTGGAGACGTCGAAGATCCTCCACTGCGAGGAACGGCTCCGCACCTGGCTCACGGCCTGA
- a CDS encoding ATP-binding protein: MSLPLTRRIAKTVLLTAAGAASVVGTAGAASAAELPTTADVSGLSLPDSGATSTLDNTTKGARTLTPMSSPVDTANGAAASGVKAAGSDTDRVAPQTREFAGDTADGAAKGLQQPANGQQQPAQQDQRLPAAQKPAADTAQPQQTLDRAVPVKGLLGSQKVLPNGLGTASVAGL, from the coding sequence ATGTCCCTCCCTCTCACGCGCCGGATCGCCAAGACCGTGCTGCTGACGGCCGCGGGCGCCGCCTCTGTCGTTGGTACGGCCGGTGCCGCTAGTGCCGCCGAACTGCCGACGACCGCTGATGTGAGCGGGCTGAGCCTCCCGGACAGCGGCGCCACCAGCACCCTCGACAACACCACGAAGGGCGCCCGCACGCTCACCCCGATGAGCAGCCCGGTCGACACCGCCAACGGTGCCGCTGCCTCCGGCGTCAAGGCCGCCGGCAGCGACACCGACCGGGTCGCTCCGCAGACCAGGGAGTTCGCGGGCGACACCGCCGACGGTGCCGCCAAGGGTCTGCAGCAGCCTGCGAATGGCCAGCAGCAGCCGGCCCAGCAGGACCAGAGGCTGCCCGCCGCCCAGAAGCCGGCGGCCGACACCGCTCAGCCTCAGCAGACCCTTGACAGGGCCGTTCCGGTCAAGGGCCTGCTCGGTAGCCAGAAGGTGCTGCCGAACGGTCTGGGAACCGCCTCGGTCGCCGGCCTCTGA